In the genome of Vicinamibacteria bacterium, one region contains:
- a CDS encoding GNAT family protein: MGTEGLVLIGGHVRLEALEQRHVDGLVAASATDPSLYQWSPVPRGEVETRSYVNTALTWRDAGSAVPFAIVRKSDGVIIGSTRFWNLERWSWPPHHPRHGQHAPDVCEIGYTWLNHSAIRTAANTEAKKLMLTHAFETWQVLCVSFFTDARNQRSRAALERIGAKFEGILRSHRMAADYVARDSVRFSILASEWPAVKQHLSRLLDRP, translated from the coding sequence ATGGGAACCGAAGGTCTTGTGCTCATCGGGGGGCACGTTCGTCTCGAAGCGCTTGAGCAGCGCCACGTCGACGGCTTGGTCGCCGCGTCGGCAACCGACCCCTCTCTCTATCAGTGGAGTCCCGTCCCGCGGGGCGAGGTTGAGACCAGAAGCTACGTCAATACCGCGCTGACCTGGCGTGACGCGGGGAGCGCGGTGCCCTTTGCCATCGTCCGCAAGAGTGACGGCGTCATCATCGGGTCGACGCGATTCTGGAACCTAGAGCGATGGTCGTGGCCGCCGCATCACCCGCGGCACGGCCAGCACGCTCCCGACGTCTGCGAGATCGGCTACACCTGGCTGAACCACTCGGCAATCCGGACCGCCGCCAATACCGAGGCCAAGAAGCTCATGCTGACGCATGCCTTCGAGACTTGGCAGGTTCTCTGCGTCTCCTTCTTCACCGATGCGCGAAACCAGCGCTCTCGCGCGGCGCTCGAACGCATCGGCGCCAAGTTCGAGGGGATTCTCCGCTCCCACCGGATGGCGGCCGATTACGTTGCTCGCGACTCGGTGCGCTTTTCGATCTTGGCGTCGGAATGGCCAGCCGTGAAACAGCACCTGAGTCGCCTCCTGGACCGGCCCTAA
- a CDS encoding c-type cytochrome, with product MSRRLALMTLLLPMWATLGLAEGSDDERGTDAVGVTRAPSTAASRSNPFAGDPSAIRAGHKLYLRHCAECHGDDARGRGKAPPLLSRRVQGAPPGDLYWFLTNGDLGAGMPSWSRLPDARRWQLVTFLKTLSTPSGP from the coding sequence ATGAGCCGCCGTCTGGCCCTGATGACCCTGCTCCTCCCGATGTGGGCCACGCTCGGCTTGGCGGAAGGGAGTGACGACGAGCGGGGGACGGATGCGGTGGGGGTGACGAGAGCGCCGTCGACCGCCGCTTCGCGGTCGAATCCCTTCGCGGGCGATCCGTCGGCGATCCGGGCGGGCCACAAGCTCTACCTGCGTCATTGCGCAGAGTGCCACGGCGATGACGCCCGGGGCCGGGGCAAGGCACCCCCGCTCCTGTCCCGGCGGGTACAGGGCGCACCCCCGGGCGACCTCTATTGGTTCCTGACCAACGGCGATTTGGGCGCGGGAATGCCGTCGTGGTCTCGTCTGCCGGACGCCCGGCGCTGGCAGCTGGTGACGTTCCTCAAGACCCTCTCCACACCTTCGGGCCCCTGA
- a CDS encoding CsgG/HfaB family protein, whose translation MRHVHGAQALEARGRVGPDGMRWPFAGLGLLALAGVLALPGTARPEPSPKRIPIAVLDFDYGTIQDRWWGQADIGKGLATQVVDALVEDGTFRVIERAKLATILGEQDFSKTNRAEPDAAALAKVGKVLGIRYILAGSITKFASSAKKFGGGAAGAVARSVTPLGAFSFRKVKHEVELTARLIDTKTAEVVASFKGAGLSKKGGGIGLETGAGGEGATLNMTSGDYKISGLGEAQEQAALELVRNLLAQRSEIPD comes from the coding sequence GTGAGACACGTCCATGGTGCGCAGGCGCTCGAAGCGCGCGGCCGGGTGGGGCCGGATGGCATGAGGTGGCCCTTCGCCGGGCTCGGACTGCTGGCGCTCGCGGGGGTCTTGGCCCTGCCCGGGACCGCCCGGCCCGAGCCCTCGCCGAAACGCATCCCGATCGCGGTCCTGGACTTCGACTACGGGACCATCCAGGACCGCTGGTGGGGACAGGCCGACATCGGCAAGGGGTTGGCGACGCAGGTCGTGGACGCCCTCGTCGAGGACGGGACGTTCCGGGTCATCGAGCGAGCCAAGCTCGCCACCATACTCGGTGAGCAGGACTTCTCAAAGACCAACCGGGCGGAGCCGGACGCGGCAGCTCTGGCCAAGGTGGGCAAGGTGCTCGGCATCCGCTACATCTTGGCGGGCTCCATCACCAAGTTCGCGAGCTCGGCCAAGAAATTCGGGGGCGGTGCGGCGGGGGCGGTGGCTCGGAGTGTCACCCCTTTGGGAGCCTTCTCCTTTCGGAAGGTCAAGCATGAGGTGGAGCTGACGGCGCGCCTCATCGACACCAAGACCGCGGAGGTGGTGGCTTCGTTCAAGGGCGCCGGCCTCTCCAAGAAGGGCGGCGGGATCGGGCTCGAGACCGGCGCGGGCGGAGAGGGCGCGACCTTGAATATGACCTCGGGCGACTACAAGATCAGCGGCCTCGGCGAGGCCCAGGAACAAGCCGCCCTCGAGCTGGTGCGCAACCTGCTCGCCCAGAGGAGCGAGATCCCCGACTAG
- the msrA gene encoding peptide-methionine (S)-S-oxide reductase MsrA: MRFGGSKLKMTSPAEALPGRAERMSVPARHFVLGTPLLPPFPAGMQMALFGMGCFWGAEKQFWKTKGVHTTAVGYAGGFTPNPTYPEVCTGQTGHNEVVRVIFDPSVVGYDQLLKAFWEGHDPTQGMRQGNDVGTQYRSGIYASDPAQRSAAEASRAAYQEALAAAGHGTITTEILDAPEFYYAEEYHQQYLAKNPQGYCGLGGTGVSCPVGLLPAR, encoded by the coding sequence ATGAGGTTTGGCGGCAGCAAGCTGAAGATGACGTCCCCGGCGGAGGCGCTGCCGGGCCGGGCGGAGCGTATGAGCGTGCCCGCCCGCCACTTCGTGCTGGGCACGCCGCTGCTTCCTCCTTTCCCCGCCGGGATGCAGATGGCGCTTTTCGGCATGGGCTGCTTCTGGGGGGCGGAGAAGCAGTTCTGGAAGACCAAGGGCGTGCACACCACGGCCGTGGGCTACGCGGGTGGCTTCACCCCCAACCCCACCTACCCGGAGGTGTGCACCGGGCAGACCGGCCATAACGAGGTCGTGCGCGTGATCTTCGACCCCTCGGTCGTGGGCTACGATCAGCTGCTCAAGGCGTTCTGGGAGGGCCACGACCCCACCCAGGGGATGCGCCAGGGAAACGACGTGGGAACGCAGTACCGCTCGGGCATCTACGCCTCCGACCCGGCCCAGCGCTCCGCCGCCGAGGCCTCCCGCGCCGCCTACCAGGAGGCGCTCGCGGCCGCCGGCCACGGCACCATCACCACCGAGATCCTGGACGCGCCGGAGTTCTACTACGCCGAGGAGTACCACCAGCAATACCTGGCCAAGAACCCCCAGGGCTACTGCGGCCTCGGCGGCACGGGCGTGAGTTGCCCGGTGGGCCTCCTTCCCGCGCGTTAG
- a CDS encoding efflux RND transporter permease subunit: MTDEERPGGRGEDPEGKEDPQKIATGMTLADISIRNHVFAWMLMAALIGFGLICYTGFGGVVKGLGVSENPDVDFPVVNIAVTYEGASPEIMETDVVDFIEDAVTSIEGIKQISSTSRQGAANITVEFDLSRNIDAALQDVQTRVAQAARRLPREIDPPIITKTNPEDQPILWFALAGNRPPNFMADYIRNVLKPQFQTIEGVGEIQLGGYRERSIRVWFDAGRMEALGLTVQDVTRAIQREHLEVPAGRIETPEREMNVRAEGEAIDVETFRSLVVTYKSGAPVRLKDVAVVEDGLEDRRRMARANGLPSVGFGLKKLRGANAVQVGRDAKAKMLELQSQLPEGLTLTVNFDATTYVEDAIHEILFTLFLAALLTGCVCWLFLGSLSSTLNVLLAIPTSILGTFIVMYFFGFTLNTFTVLGLSLTVGIVVDDAIMVLENIYRHREKGLGKVTAASVGAREITFAAAATTAAIVAIFLPVAFMKGIIGKFFFQFGVTISVAVLLSLLEALTLAPMRCSQFLEVGERQGRFGRAVERLFHRLSASYLEWLKPALQHRLWVLAGALVFFVLSLGLLKLLRMEFIPSQDTNMFMARILTPVGTSLDATNRAFKQAEEFLSTRPEVERYFGVIGGFGGGEVNTGFVFVTLKEPGQRPRDPGKGRRLTQEELMDVVRRAWNQIPGVRAIMQDPSQQGFSTSRGFPVELAIRGRDWETLAHATQELMEQMRQSGLVTDVDSDYQVGMPEVQVVPNRNRAADLGVSMADIGETVNAAIGGERVGKFKDKGRRYDIRVRLLAPQRGRPEDIDRLLVRTASGSLVRLGDLVRIEQRPTLQAITRKDRERAITVFANVLPGVSQAEAIRVSQDLARKILPDGYRAIPSGSSQAFQESFNSLFFAFIMGLAVAYMVLAAQFNAFTHPLTVLLALPFSMSGALLVLWVSGQSMNVYSMLGLILLMGIAKKNSILLVDFTNQIRERGRGRQEALLEACPIRLRPILMTSMATIAGALPAALALGPGAETQRPMALALVGGMFVSTILTLFVVPAAYSVLDDVVVWNQERRRRGAALIPELRALRARRVRPSEVEG; the protein is encoded by the coding sequence ATGACGGACGAAGAGCGGCCGGGCGGGCGCGGGGAGGATCCGGAGGGGAAGGAGGATCCGCAGAAGATTGCCACCGGCATGACCCTCGCCGACATCTCCATCCGCAACCATGTCTTTGCCTGGATGCTGATGGCGGCCCTCATCGGCTTCGGCCTGATCTGCTACACCGGCTTCGGGGGGGTGGTGAAGGGGCTGGGGGTGAGCGAAAACCCCGACGTGGATTTCCCCGTCGTCAACATCGCCGTGACCTACGAGGGGGCCTCCCCCGAGATCATGGAGACGGACGTAGTGGACTTCATCGAGGACGCGGTGACCTCGATCGAAGGAATCAAGCAGATCTCCTCCACCTCCCGGCAGGGCGCGGCCAACATCACGGTGGAGTTCGACCTCTCCCGCAACATCGACGCCGCCCTCCAGGACGTTCAGACCCGGGTGGCCCAGGCCGCCCGCCGCCTCCCCCGCGAGATAGACCCGCCCATCATCACCAAGACCAATCCCGAAGACCAGCCCATCCTCTGGTTTGCGCTGGCGGGGAACCGGCCCCCCAACTTCATGGCCGACTACATCCGCAACGTGCTCAAACCCCAGTTCCAGACCATCGAGGGGGTGGGCGAGATCCAGCTCGGAGGGTACCGGGAGCGCAGCATCCGGGTCTGGTTCGACGCGGGACGGATGGAGGCCCTGGGGCTGACCGTACAGGACGTGACCCGGGCCATCCAGCGCGAACACCTGGAGGTGCCCGCGGGCCGCATCGAGACCCCGGAGCGGGAGATGAACGTCCGCGCGGAGGGGGAGGCGATCGACGTCGAGACCTTCCGCAGCCTGGTCGTGACTTACAAGAGCGGGGCCCCCGTCCGGCTCAAGGACGTGGCGGTGGTGGAGGACGGCCTCGAGGACCGGCGTCGCATGGCCCGGGCCAACGGCCTCCCCTCGGTGGGCTTCGGACTCAAGAAGCTGCGGGGAGCCAACGCCGTCCAGGTGGGGCGGGACGCCAAGGCGAAGATGCTGGAACTGCAGAGCCAACTCCCGGAGGGGCTCACCCTGACCGTCAACTTCGACGCCACCACCTACGTGGAGGACGCCATCCACGAGATCCTGTTCACGCTCTTCCTGGCCGCCCTCCTGACCGGTTGCGTCTGCTGGCTGTTCCTGGGCTCCCTCTCCTCCACCTTGAACGTGCTCCTGGCCATCCCCACCTCCATCCTGGGCACCTTCATCGTGATGTACTTCTTCGGCTTCACGCTCAATACCTTCACCGTCCTCGGCCTCTCCCTGACCGTGGGGATCGTGGTGGACGACGCGATCATGGTCCTCGAGAACATCTACCGGCACCGGGAGAAGGGTCTGGGGAAGGTCACCGCCGCCTCGGTGGGAGCGCGGGAGATCACCTTTGCCGCCGCCGCCACCACCGCCGCCATCGTGGCCATCTTCCTCCCCGTGGCCTTCATGAAGGGCATCATCGGCAAGTTCTTCTTCCAGTTCGGGGTCACTATCTCCGTGGCCGTGCTCCTCTCGCTCCTCGAGGCCCTGACCCTGGCCCCCATGCGCTGCTCCCAGTTCTTGGAGGTGGGGGAGCGGCAGGGGCGGTTCGGCCGGGCCGTGGAGCGCCTATTCCACCGGTTGTCCGCGTCCTACCTGGAGTGGCTGAAGCCGGCGCTTCAGCACCGGCTCTGGGTCCTCGCAGGTGCGCTCGTCTTCTTCGTGCTCTCCCTCGGGCTTCTGAAGCTGCTCCGCATGGAGTTCATCCCCAGCCAGGACACGAACATGTTCATGGCCCGGATCCTGACCCCGGTGGGCACGAGCCTCGACGCCACCAACCGCGCTTTCAAGCAGGCCGAGGAGTTCCTGAGCACGCGGCCCGAGGTGGAGCGCTACTTCGGCGTCATCGGGGGCTTCGGAGGGGGCGAGGTCAACACCGGCTTCGTCTTCGTGACCCTGAAGGAGCCCGGGCAGCGCCCGCGCGATCCCGGCAAGGGGCGCCGCCTCACCCAGGAGGAGCTGATGGACGTGGTGCGCCGGGCCTGGAACCAAATACCAGGCGTACGCGCGATCATGCAGGATCCCTCCCAGCAGGGCTTCAGCACCAGCCGCGGGTTCCCGGTGGAGCTGGCCATCCGGGGCCGGGACTGGGAGACCCTCGCCCACGCCACCCAGGAGCTGATGGAGCAGATGCGCCAGTCCGGCCTCGTCACCGACGTGGACAGCGACTACCAGGTGGGGATGCCCGAAGTCCAGGTCGTGCCCAACCGCAACCGGGCCGCCGACCTCGGGGTCAGCATGGCGGACATCGGAGAGACGGTCAACGCCGCCATCGGGGGGGAGCGGGTGGGGAAGTTCAAGGACAAGGGGCGCCGCTACGACATCCGCGTGCGCCTCCTCGCCCCCCAGCGGGGTCGGCCCGAGGACATCGACCGCCTTCTGGTGCGGACGGCGAGCGGATCGCTGGTGCGCCTGGGGGATCTGGTGCGCATCGAGCAGCGCCCGACTCTCCAGGCCATCACCCGCAAGGACCGGGAACGCGCGATCACGGTCTTCGCGAACGTGCTCCCGGGGGTCTCCCAGGCCGAGGCCATCCGGGTCTCCCAGGACCTGGCGCGGAAGATCCTCCCCGACGGCTATCGGGCCATCCCCTCCGGGAGCAGCCAGGCCTTCCAGGAGTCCTTCAACTCCTTGTTCTTCGCCTTCATCATGGGCCTCGCCGTGGCCTACATGGTCCTGGCCGCCCAGTTCAACGCCTTCACCCACCCCCTGACCGTGCTTCTCGCCCTCCCCTTCAGCATGAGCGGCGCCCTTCTCGTCCTCTGGGTGAGCGGCCAGTCCATGAACGTCTACAGCATGCTGGGGCTCATCCTCCTCATGGGCATCGCCAAGAAGAACTCGATCCTCCTCGTCGACTTCACTAACCAGATCCGGGAACGGGGGCGCGGCCGCCAGGAGGCCCTGCTCGAGGCCTGCCCCATTCGGCTGCGGCCCATCCTCATGACCTCTATGGCCACCATCGCGGGCGCGCTGCCCGCCGCCCTCGCCCTCGGCCCCGGGGCGGAGACCCAGCGGCCCATGGCCCTCGCCCTCGTGGGGGGCATGTTCGTGTCCACCATCCTCACCCTCTTCGTCGTGCCCGCCGCCTACAGCGTGCTCGACGACGTCGTGGTGTGGAACCAGGAGCGGCGCCGCCGGGGAGCCGCCCTCATTCCCGAGCTTCGCGCCCTGCGCGCGCGGCGGGTGCGGCCCTCGGAGGTAGAGGGCTAA